A stretch of Clostridium formicaceticum DNA encodes these proteins:
- a CDS encoding ABC transporter substrate-binding protein yields the protein MKKAIVLILTLSMIFLLLAGCTSTTEKASGELEEITIAVAAPLSGDYAQYGSAFRMGTELKAKEINEAGGIDGKQVKLTFLDDRNDAREATNVAQRLVDDEKVTAVIGHFSSTASLAAASVYEAGGLVQFSPTTSHPDFTGEGNYMFRNINTQAIEAPIAADMVVNQLDKKKIAVIYINNDWGITARDHFVEEAKNLGAEIVAEETFIGGQTQDFTSTLTKINNVNPDVIFLAAFYTETGMIAQQMKQLGYDIPLAGLSSLYNEELIKLAGDSVNGLYLTTNFFPDDENAAISTFIESFRTAYNQEPDQFAAVAYDTLGVLAKAIEKAGTDRAAIRDELAKTADYEGVTGNITFNENRDVVKTMSVLQIQDGEFVLVK from the coding sequence ATGAAAAAAGCAATTGTACTTATTTTGACTTTATCTATGATATTTTTACTACTTGCTGGATGTACCAGCACTACAGAAAAAGCCAGTGGAGAGCTTGAAGAAATCACCATAGCTGTAGCAGCACCATTATCAGGTGACTATGCTCAATACGGCAGTGCTTTTAGAATGGGAACAGAGCTAAAGGCAAAAGAAATCAATGAAGCAGGTGGCATTGATGGTAAACAAGTTAAATTAACTTTTTTAGATGACAGAAATGATGCTCGAGAAGCAACCAATGTAGCACAAAGATTAGTAGATGATGAAAAAGTTACAGCAGTAATAGGACATTTTTCAAGTACAGCTTCCTTAGCTGCAGCTTCTGTTTATGAGGCAGGTGGTTTAGTACAGTTTTCACCAACCACATCTCATCCTGATTTTACAGGTGAAGGTAACTACATGTTTAGAAACATTAATACCCAAGCGATTGAAGCACCTATCGCTGCTGATATGGTGGTAAACCAATTAGACAAAAAGAAAATCGCTGTTATTTATATCAATAACGACTGGGGTATCACTGCTAGAGATCATTTTGTCGAAGAAGCAAAAAATTTAGGTGCAGAAATTGTGGCGGAAGAGACCTTTATTGGAGGTCAAACTCAAGATTTCACATCGACCTTAACAAAGATTAACAATGTAAATCCTGATGTAATATTTTTAGCAGCCTTCTATACAGAAACTGGAATGATTGCACAACAGATGAAGCAATTAGGTTATGATATTCCATTAGCTGGTTTAAGTTCGTTATATAATGAAGAATTGATTAAATTAGCAGGAGATAGTGTAAATGGTCTTTATTTAACAACAAACTTTTTCCCAGATGATGAAAATGCTGCAATCAGCACATTTATAGAAAGTTTTAGAACAGCTTACAATCAAGAGCCAGACCAATTCGCTGCCGTTGCTTATGATACATTAGGCGTATTAGCCAAGGCCATCGAAAAGGCTGGTACTGATCGTGCAGCGATAAGGGATGAGTTAGCAAAAACAGCAGATTATGAAGGTGTTACAGGAAATATTACCTTCAATGAAAATAGAGATGTTGTTAAGACGATGAGTGTTCTTCAGATTCAAGATGGAGAGTTTGTGCTTGTAAAATAA
- a CDS encoding Lon protease family protein translates to MDQFRLKPEALTSPCRIEDLGFETTAELEALKGIIGQDRAVEALEFALKIKKKGYNVFIAGLSGTGRNSYAHSITEKFAKDMEIPNDWIYVFNFKNPDIPKALSMETGLGLQFKKDIEGMIEILKKEIPIAFNGREYETKKNEILRTFQQKNQEIVGELNNTAQNSGFLFKESEQGLITVPLKDDRPMTQEEYNNLSVEEMEEIRHRSNQLSLETLEILNKLRGLEEQLRDAVKRLDKKIAYDIINYHINKLTQRYGHRRELREFMNEVEEDILENIEAFKKEKEQKEPEELLMMPLQFNENFFNRYKVNLLINNAALRHAPIINETNPTFSNLLGTIEYKNEMGILKTDFMEIKPGSLHRANGGFLIIQAKEILSQPHAWETLKRTLKTGEINIESLNKQMGYVVTSSLKPQPIPIDVKVIIIGDASIYHLLFSMDEDFKKLFKIMADFDVEMEKNQENVMKMAKFIAAHCREVGLKDFDKTAVARIIEYSSRLADHQNKLSSRFNQIVEVLYEADTWAQLEGVDQVTKQHVEKAIQKKIHRNSKYEEKLNEMFEEGTLLIDVVGEKIGQINGLAVMGTGEHSFGKPSRITVSTYQGKAGIINIEREVKKSGSLHDKGVLILSGYLGCKYAQEKPMSLSVSVSFEQNYSMIDGDSASSTELYAILSSIAQVPIKQNIAVTGSVNQKGEIQPIGGVNEKIEGFFDICKRKGLTGEQGVMIPKQNIKNLMLKEEVIKAVKESKFHIYAIGHVEEGIEILTGIPAGEKNHKGEYPKETINGLITSKLKNLINEEEEK, encoded by the coding sequence ATGGATCAATTTCGTTTAAAACCAGAAGCATTAACAAGTCCATGCCGTATTGAGGACTTGGGTTTTGAAACTACAGCAGAATTAGAAGCATTAAAAGGAATAATTGGACAAGATCGTGCGGTAGAAGCCTTGGAATTTGCTTTAAAAATTAAAAAAAAGGGCTATAATGTCTTTATTGCTGGCTTAAGTGGTACGGGAAGAAATAGTTATGCCCATTCCATTACAGAAAAGTTTGCTAAAGATATGGAGATTCCTAACGATTGGATATATGTATTTAATTTTAAGAATCCTGATATACCTAAGGCTTTAAGCATGGAAACAGGACTAGGGTTACAATTCAAAAAAGATATAGAAGGTATGATAGAGATCTTAAAAAAAGAAATACCTATAGCTTTTAATGGAAGGGAATATGAAACGAAAAAGAATGAAATTCTTCGGACATTTCAGCAGAAAAATCAAGAAATTGTAGGTGAACTAAATAATACAGCACAAAACTCTGGTTTTTTATTTAAGGAATCAGAACAAGGGTTGATTACCGTGCCTTTAAAGGACGATAGGCCCATGACCCAAGAGGAATACAATAACCTTAGCGTAGAGGAAATGGAAGAAATTAGGCACCGTTCCAATCAGCTGAGCTTAGAAACTTTAGAAATCCTTAACAAGTTGAGAGGTCTAGAGGAACAACTGCGTGATGCAGTGAAAAGACTTGATAAAAAAATTGCCTATGATATTATCAATTATCATATCAATAAGCTAACACAACGCTACGGACATAGAAGAGAACTTCGAGAATTTATGAATGAGGTGGAAGAAGATATCCTTGAAAATATTGAAGCCTTTAAAAAAGAAAAGGAACAAAAAGAACCAGAAGAGCTTTTGATGATGCCTCTACAATTTAATGAAAACTTCTTTAATCGCTATAAGGTGAATTTATTGATTAACAATGCAGCCTTAAGACATGCTCCTATTATCAATGAAACCAATCCAACCTTCTCAAACTTGCTGGGTACGATTGAATATAAAAATGAGATGGGGATTTTAAAAACAGATTTTATGGAAATTAAACCGGGTTCATTACACAGGGCAAATGGAGGTTTTCTTATTATACAGGCAAAAGAAATATTATCTCAGCCCCATGCATGGGAAACGCTAAAAAGAACTTTAAAAACGGGAGAAATCAACATTGAAAGTCTGAATAAACAAATGGGTTATGTGGTAACCTCTAGTCTAAAACCTCAGCCTATTCCTATTGATGTAAAGGTCATCATTATAGGGGATGCTTCCATCTATCATCTACTTTTTAGTATGGATGAAGATTTTAAAAAATTATTTAAGATTATGGCGGATTTTGATGTGGAAATGGAAAAAAATCAAGAAAATGTAATGAAAATGGCAAAATTCATAGCAGCGCATTGTAGGGAAGTAGGATTAAAAGACTTTGATAAAACAGCTGTTGCTAGGATCATAGAGTATAGCTCAAGACTAGCGGATCATCAAAATAAATTAAGTTCTAGATTTAATCAAATTGTTGAGGTTTTATATGAGGCAGATACATGGGCTCAGCTAGAGGGTGTAGATCAAGTAACCAAACAGCATGTGGAGAAAGCGATACAGAAAAAAATCCACCGTAATAGCAAATATGAAGAAAAATTAAATGAGATGTTTGAAGAGGGTACCCTATTGATTGATGTAGTGGGAGAAAAAATAGGACAAATCAATGGTCTTGCTGTTATGGGGACGGGAGAACATTCCTTTGGTAAACCTAGCAGGATAACAGTATCTACTTATCAAGGGAAGGCAGGCATCATTAACATAGAAAGAGAAGTCAAAAAAAGCGGAAGTCTACATGATAAAGGGGTATTAATATTGAGCGGTTACCTAGGCTGCAAATATGCACAGGAAAAACCCATGTCCCTTTCCGTCAGTGTCAGTTTTGAGCAAAATTATTCCATGATTGACGGAGATAGTGCTTCAAGTACAGAGCTGTATGCGATACTCTCCAGCATTGCGCAGGTCCCCATCAAGCAGAATATTGCTGTTACAGGATCAGTGAATCAAAAAGGAGAGATCCAGCCCATTGGAGGGGTAAATGAAAAAATAGAAGGATTTTTTGATATTTGTAAGCGCAAAGGGCTAACTGGGGAACAGGGTGTAATGATTCCAAAACAAAATATAAAAAATTTAATGTTGAAGGAAGAAGTTATCAAAGCAGTAAAAGAAAGTAAGTTTCATATTTACGCTATAGGTCATGTAGAAGAAGGTATTGAGATACTAACAGGAATTCCTGCCGGCGAAAAAAACCACAAGGGGGAATATCCAAAAGAAACAATCAATGGTCTGATTACAAGTAAGTTGAAAAACTTAATAAATGAGGAGGAAGAAAAATAA
- a CDS encoding LysM peptidoglycan-binding domain-containing protein — MNRKLKKIMIGTAIASAVFTSTMTPTFANTVTHRVGTGDTLWIISQKYQVSLEEIYQLNPQYRNNSAINVGDVVNVPAKQQQTTYTVQQNDTPWIISNKFKISLKDFLKANGLKEGQHIYPGQKVLIPAASNSAMTYTVQNNDTPWIISNKFKVNLNDFLQINGLREGQHIYPGQTVTIPTSSGVTPPASNTTPPNSSSSPSKSYVTHTVKNGDNLWDLSIQYGIPFKELQDVNGLRDNHVLRLGDRLTIPVYHIPVKSTPGPQYGELLDWWTEAQYVIPIGKVFIVEDFYTGRKWTMKRTIGANHADVEPLTARDAAIMKEVWGGNYSWNRRPVIVEVDGRRLAASASAMPHDVQYINNNNFQGHSDLYFSNSTRHVDGKRDDAHQKNVLIAAGR; from the coding sequence ATGAATAGGAAATTAAAGAAAATAATGATAGGCACTGCAATCGCCTCAGCTGTATTCACTTCAACAATGACGCCCACCTTTGCTAACACCGTCACCCATAGAGTAGGCACAGGGGACACCCTCTGGATCATTTCTCAAAAATATCAAGTATCTTTAGAGGAAATTTATCAGCTTAACCCTCAATATAGGAATAATTCTGCAATTAACGTAGGGGATGTTGTCAATGTGCCAGCAAAACAGCAGCAGACGACCTATACTGTACAACAAAATGATACGCCATGGATTATCAGCAATAAATTCAAAATAAGTCTGAAGGACTTTTTAAAAGCCAATGGTTTAAAAGAGGGGCAACATATTTACCCTGGGCAAAAGGTATTGATTCCTGCCGCTTCTAATAGTGCAATGACATACACTGTTCAAAACAATGATACCCCTTGGATTATCAGTAATAAGTTCAAAGTGAATCTTAATGACTTTTTACAAATCAATGGCTTAAGAGAAGGGCAGCATATTTATCCTGGACAAACCGTGACGATACCAACATCATCAGGAGTAACACCTCCTGCTTCCAATACAACACCTCCTAATTCTTCCAGTAGTCCTAGCAAGTCCTATGTTACCCATACTGTTAAAAATGGAGATAACCTATGGGATCTTTCTATCCAATATGGTATTCCCTTTAAAGAGCTGCAAGACGTCAATGGATTAAGAGATAATCATGTATTAAGATTAGGAGATCGACTGACAATTCCAGTATACCATATTCCTGTTAAGTCAACGCCAGGTCCTCAATATGGGGAATTATTAGATTGGTGGACAGAAGCACAGTATGTCATTCCCATAGGAAAGGTCTTTATCGTAGAAGATTTTTATACAGGGCGAAAATGGACCATGAAGCGTACCATAGGAGCAAACCATGCAGATGTAGAACCACTAACAGCTAGAGATGCTGCTATTATGAAGGAAGTATGGGGTGGAAACTATAGTTGGAACAGAAGACCAGTGATTGTTGAAGTGGATGGCAGAAGATTAGCAGCATCTGCCAGTGCAATGCCTCATGATGTACAATACATAAACAATAACAATTTTCAAGGTCATAGTGACCTATATTTCTCCAACAGTACGCGTCATGTAGATGGAAAAAGGGATGATGCCCATCAGAAAAATGTATTGATAGCAGCGGGAAGATAG
- a CDS encoding quaternary amine ABC transporter ATP-binding protein, with protein sequence MSVQLKVESLIKVFGKNPKIALKKLEKGISKEEILKQTGQAVGVNNVSFEVNKGEIFVIMGLSGSGKSTLIRCLNLLNKPTKGKIYIDGEDIVQYNKQQLRKLRQNKIAMVFQHFGLFSHKSVIENVAYGLEVKDISKQERYKIAEEMLEAVGLGGWGDKMPHQLSGGMQQRVGLARALANDPDILLMDEPFSALDPLIRRDMQLELLDLQAKLQKTIIFITHDVNEAFKIGDRVAVMKDGEVVQIGTPEEILSNPQNGYIEDFIKDIDKSKVVQAKHIMFHPNPLVSMKDGPKVAMKEMKDHGLSSIFVVDKDRKLQGIITIEDTIEAIKENKTLKEILRKDYYTTDQEIYVQELIPKAIDTKYPIAVVDDSEKLLGIIVRVSVLSGLA encoded by the coding sequence ATGTCGGTACAGTTAAAAGTTGAAAGTCTAATAAAAGTTTTTGGTAAAAATCCTAAAATTGCTTTGAAAAAGTTAGAAAAAGGAATATCTAAAGAAGAGATACTAAAACAAACAGGTCAAGCTGTTGGAGTGAACAATGTATCCTTTGAAGTAAATAAAGGAGAAATTTTTGTTATTATGGGGCTTTCTGGTAGTGGAAAATCAACTTTGATTCGATGCTTAAATCTACTAAACAAACCAACAAAAGGAAAAATTTATATAGATGGAGAAGATATTGTGCAATACAATAAACAACAGCTCAGGAAGCTTAGACAAAATAAAATTGCTATGGTATTTCAGCACTTCGGACTTTTCAGTCATAAAAGTGTTATAGAAAACGTAGCCTATGGTTTAGAAGTAAAAGATATAAGCAAACAAGAGAGGTATAAGATTGCCGAGGAAATGCTGGAGGCTGTAGGATTAGGGGGTTGGGGGGATAAAATGCCTCATCAATTAAGTGGAGGAATGCAGCAAAGGGTGGGATTGGCAAGAGCCCTAGCCAATGATCCTGATATTTTATTGATGGACGAGCCCTTTAGTGCGCTAGATCCATTAATTCGTCGAGATATGCAGCTGGAACTTTTAGACCTTCAGGCGAAGTTACAAAAGACAATTATTTTTATTACCCATGACGTAAATGAAGCTTTTAAAATAGGGGATAGGGTTGCTGTTATGAAGGACGGAGAAGTTGTACAAATAGGTACGCCAGAGGAGATTTTGTCTAATCCTCAGAACGGTTATATTGAAGACTTTATCAAAGACATTGATAAATCCAAGGTGGTACAAGCAAAACACATTATGTTCCACCCAAATCCTTTGGTTTCTATGAAGGATGGACCTAAGGTAGCAATGAAGGAAATGAAGGATCACGGTCTTTCTAGTATCTTTGTTGTTGATAAAGATAGAAAACTTCAAGGGATTATTACCATAGAGGATACGATAGAAGCAATTAAAGAAAATAAAACTTTGAAGGAGATTTTAAGAAAAGATTATTATACAACGGATCAAGAAATTTACGTACAAGAGCTGATTCCTAAGGCGATTGATACAAAGTATCCGATAGCTGTTGTGGATGATTCAGAAAAACTGTTAGGCATTATTGTGCGGGTGTCTGTTTTATCTGGACTAGCATAG
- a CDS encoding ABC transporter permease: protein MIKRHMYEFPEFLKFEFGIYVDHFVKWLVSNFGGVFDALGNSILRFLTSVDFVLQLLPWWIFILAVLIMGWRIKKLSSGIGFAFMLLVIGSFGLWDLMISTLAVILTSVVISITIGIPIGIIMAYKSNLEIVMRPILDGMQTMPSFVYLIPAMLLFGLGRVPAVFATTIYAIVPVIRLTNLGIRSVSKEMVEAAHSFGSSPWQILYKVELPQALPTIMTGVNQTTMMAMAMVVIASMIGAPGLGREVLVAINRIDIAQGTEAGLAIVILAIIIDRLTQGVADKFKVEK from the coding sequence GTGATCAAAAGACATATGTATGAATTTCCAGAATTTCTAAAATTTGAATTTGGTATTTATGTAGACCATTTTGTTAAATGGCTTGTTAGTAACTTTGGTGGGGTTTTTGATGCTTTAGGAAACAGTATTTTAAGGTTTTTAACCAGTGTAGATTTTGTTTTACAATTGCTGCCTTGGTGGATTTTTATTCTTGCGGTATTGATTATGGGGTGGCGTATTAAGAAATTATCCTCTGGTATTGGTTTTGCTTTTATGCTATTGGTCATAGGCTCCTTTGGCCTTTGGGATTTGATGATATCAACCCTTGCAGTAATCCTAACTTCTGTTGTTATTTCTATTACCATAGGCATACCTATAGGGATTATTATGGCCTATAAGTCCAATCTGGAAATTGTCATGAGGCCCATCTTAGACGGTATGCAGACTATGCCTAGCTTTGTTTATTTAATTCCTGCTATGTTGTTATTTGGCTTGGGTCGTGTTCCAGCGGTATTTGCTACTACGATTTATGCTATCGTACCAGTTATCCGATTAACCAATTTAGGCATTCGAAGTGTCTCTAAAGAAATGGTGGAGGCAGCCCATTCCTTTGGTTCTTCTCCGTGGCAAATACTATACAAAGTAGAGTTGCCACAAGCGTTACCAACTATTATGACAGGAGTGAATCAAACAACCATGATGGCAATGGCAATGGTGGTCATTGCATCCATGATTGGAGCACCGGGATTAGGTAGAGAGGTCTTAGTAGCCATCAATAGAATTGATATCGCTCAAGGTACAGAGGCGGGATTAGCCATTGTTATTCTTGCTATTATTATCGACAGGCTTACACAGGGTGTAGCAGATAAATTCAAGGTAGAGAAGTAA
- a CDS encoding ABC transporter substrate-binding protein yields the protein MKYLRKNVYKKFGIVLLLVLSLMVATACSTDSTTGGGKERIVLADAGWDSLAFHNEVAAFIIENGYGYPTYIEMGSTPITFTALRNGSIDVYMEIWTDNIIEAYTEALEEGDIIEVSTNFDDNAQGLYVPTYVIEGDAERGIEPMAPGLKSVQDLPDYWEVFKDPEDASKGRIYGAIPGWEVDEILQEKIKTHGLDETYNYFSPGSDTALGSSIIGAIERGEAWVGYYWEPTWIIGMYDMTLLEDVPYDEEKWNDGYATEMPAVDVTVAIHKDMSEKAPEVVAFLENYVTSSAITSEALAYMQANDATTQEAAVWFLKEYEDLWTAWVPGEVAEAVKEAIQ from the coding sequence ATGAAGTACTTAAGGAAAAATGTTTATAAAAAATTTGGAATAGTGTTGTTGCTTGTTCTGTCACTAATGGTGGCGACTGCCTGTTCCACAGATTCTACAACTGGTGGTGGAAAGGAAAGAATCGTTTTAGCAGATGCAGGTTGGGATAGTCTTGCTTTTCATAATGAAGTAGCTGCTTTTATTATTGAAAATGGTTATGGCTACCCTACCTATATAGAAATGGGTTCTACACCGATTACTTTTACAGCCCTTAGAAATGGCTCTATTGACGTATATATGGAGATTTGGACAGATAATATTATTGAGGCTTATACAGAGGCACTAGAAGAGGGAGATATTATAGAGGTTTCTACGAACTTCGATGATAATGCACAGGGTCTTTATGTTCCCACTTATGTGATTGAGGGAGATGCTGAAAGAGGCATTGAACCGATGGCACCGGGATTAAAATCTGTTCAAGATTTACCTGATTATTGGGAGGTCTTTAAAGATCCAGAGGATGCAAGCAAGGGAAGAATCTATGGTGCTATACCAGGCTGGGAAGTAGATGAAATTCTTCAAGAAAAAATAAAGACCCATGGATTAGATGAGACTTACAATTACTTTAGTCCAGGATCTGATACAGCGCTTGGAAGTTCTATCATAGGTGCTATAGAAAGAGGCGAGGCATGGGTAGGTTATTACTGGGAGCCTACATGGATTATCGGGATGTACGATATGACGTTATTAGAGGATGTTCCCTATGATGAAGAAAAATGGAATGATGGTTATGCCACAGAAATGCCTGCTGTCGATGTAACTGTTGCTATCCATAAGGATATGTCAGAAAAGGCACCAGAGGTTGTAGCATTTTTAGAAAATTATGTGACAAGCAGTGCTATTACCAGTGAAGCATTGGCTTATATGCAAGCAAATGATGCCACCACCCAAGAGGCTGCTGTATGGTTTTTAAAAGAATATGAAGATTTATGGACTGCTTGGGTACCTGGAGAGGTGGCTGAGGCGGTAAAAGAAGCAATTCAATAA
- a CDS encoding phosphodiester glycosidase family protein: MKGLKKALATIGVVSIIFTSTFTTVFAVDGIAYEKQSKETISTGVTHKHILRFSKDGWLNANVIYIDLDNPAIDLDILQSAGGVATKETLSTMVNRNNNVIAAINTDFFYMTNPDSPLGAMIKDGEVISSPIFVDNFATLAVNKNNQAFADYWQYEIYVTTDKGKSIPVTTINKYTHEYQSIMLIDKNWGTNTPGYNEKHYDMAEVVVIGDTVVEVRRQQPSTVIPQNGYVLLASQDNAKILYDNLQVGDRVKVNTQIKPYALEDIKLAIGGGTVLVKDGQAFPFTQTISGNHPRTAVGISKDRKQLIMVTIDGRHASFQGVDGKRLVDLMIELGSHEAILMDGGGSTTMMARDLGDFQAGLVNYPSDGGERRIINGLAVVSQGFQTELGGIKAEINEERGFVGASREIAVKGFDTNYNPVFVNPEELNFTVKKGDGFFEGNYFTPTQTGEAVIEVDYLGRKTEVTLQVLEEIGRLQITPESISLSPGGSVTPKAVAIDKRGYSTVIPTKDVSWKEEKGLGTFKNGTFTAGEKEGTTILTATFGNQTATVAVTIGSNKASLGGLDQYNHKFTAYPATVSGSVSKDTNTKVGGHSLKLVYDFTQSDETRAAYIEFEKGNIVLPDNTAQIGLWVYAFENAPGWIRGHVRDAGGTRHTIDFKNGIDWTGWKYLQANLPQNISSPMELERLYVVETNSNNKTSGTLLFDGLDVTYRTQAATAVQQKGIEDYLNIPYQTKGTQFFIHSGVTYSSDQSQLNAGTANRLKNTINNNYDVAIFTSSLNSDIASGLNKTAVVAAQGYAMKEYEENLIIYLDNRSGGLRNTDYSQWPWLMNLLNTTNKKNIFVVLPRPISGFTDQLEANLLKETLTETAEKGRNVFVLYGGTEAVKAELIEGVRYISTGTYNNTTGKASKYVAFNILQDQVTYQIKDLSE; this comes from the coding sequence ATGAAGGGATTGAAAAAAGCACTAGCTACTATAGGTGTAGTTTCGATAATTTTTACCAGTACATTTACTACTGTTTTTGCAGTAGATGGTATTGCCTATGAAAAACAAAGCAAGGAGACAATTTCCACTGGAGTAACCCATAAACACATTTTGCGATTTAGCAAGGATGGTTGGTTAAATGCAAATGTTATATATATTGATTTAGATAATCCGGCAATTGATTTGGACATACTGCAAAGTGCCGGTGGTGTAGCTACAAAAGAAACCTTATCCACTATGGTAAATAGAAATAATAATGTGATAGCTGCTATTAATACAGACTTCTTCTATATGACAAATCCAGATTCTCCTCTAGGAGCTATGATTAAGGATGGAGAAGTCATCAGTAGTCCTATTTTTGTAGATAATTTTGCTACCTTAGCTGTAAATAAAAATAATCAGGCTTTTGCTGATTATTGGCAGTATGAAATTTATGTAACAACTGATAAGGGAAAAAGTATACCAGTAACCACCATCAATAAATATACCCATGAATATCAATCCATTATGTTGATTGATAAAAATTGGGGCACCAATACCCCTGGGTATAATGAGAAGCATTATGATATGGCGGAGGTGGTTGTTATTGGAGATACAGTGGTGGAAGTGAGACGACAACAACCTTCGACAGTGATCCCTCAAAATGGCTATGTTTTATTGGCTTCTCAAGATAATGCAAAAATTTTATATGACAATTTACAGGTGGGAGACCGAGTAAAAGTAAACACCCAGATCAAGCCCTATGCATTGGAGGATATAAAACTTGCTATAGGAGGGGGTACCGTGCTGGTAAAAGATGGACAAGCCTTCCCCTTCACCCAAACGATATCAGGAAATCATCCTAGAACAGCAGTAGGTATAAGTAAAGATAGAAAGCAATTAATTATGGTAACTATAGACGGAAGACATGCCTCTTTTCAAGGAGTAGATGGAAAACGCTTGGTGGATTTAATGATAGAGTTGGGTAGTCATGAAGCCATTCTGATGGATGGAGGAGGTTCTACCACGATGATGGCGAGAGACTTAGGTGATTTTCAGGCGGGCCTAGTAAACTATCCTTCTGATGGAGGAGAAAGAAGAATTATTAACGGTTTGGCGGTTGTGTCTCAAGGATTTCAGACAGAACTAGGAGGAATTAAGGCAGAAATCAATGAAGAGCGAGGATTTGTCGGAGCATCTAGAGAGATCGCTGTTAAAGGTTTTGACACAAACTATAATCCTGTATTCGTCAATCCAGAAGAGTTAAACTTTACTGTGAAAAAAGGAGACGGTTTCTTTGAAGGCAATTATTTTACCCCTACACAGACTGGTGAAGCAGTGATAGAAGTAGACTATTTAGGAAGAAAGACAGAGGTTACTTTACAGGTACTAGAAGAAATAGGAAGATTGCAAATAACGCCAGAAAGCATTTCTTTGAGTCCAGGAGGAAGTGTTACGCCAAAGGCGGTAGCAATAGATAAAAGAGGATATAGTACTGTTATTCCTACAAAAGATGTAAGCTGGAAAGAAGAAAAAGGGCTGGGTACTTTTAAAAATGGTACTTTTACAGCGGGAGAGAAGGAAGGTACAACCATACTAACTGCCACATTTGGTAATCAAACCGCCACAGTTGCTGTTACAATAGGCTCTAATAAAGCTTCGTTAGGAGGATTAGATCAATATAATCATAAATTTACTGCTTATCCAGCAACGGTATCAGGCAGTGTTTCAAAAGATACAAATACAAAGGTTGGGGGACATTCTTTAAAACTGGTCTATGATTTTACGCAAAGTGATGAGACAAGAGCAGCTTATATTGAGTTTGAAAAGGGCAATATTGTTTTGCCGGACAATACCGCACAGATAGGGTTGTGGGTCTATGCCTTTGAAAATGCTCCTGGATGGATTAGAGGGCATGTGAGAGATGCAGGTGGAACAAGACATACCATTGATTTTAAAAATGGAATCGATTGGACAGGTTGGAAATATCTACAGGCAAATTTACCTCAAAATATTTCATCACCGATGGAGTTAGAAAGACTTTATGTAGTGGAAACAAACAGTAATAATAAGACATCGGGAACGCTGTTATTTGATGGTCTTGATGTTACCTATAGAACACAAGCGGCTACAGCTGTTCAACAAAAGGGTATAGAAGATTATCTAAATATTCCATATCAGACAAAGGGAACACAGTTCTTTATTCACAGCGGTGTGACCTACAGCAGTGATCAAAGTCAGTTGAATGCTGGGACTGCTAATAGATTAAAAAACACGATTAATAATAACTATGATGTGGCTATCTTTACCAGCAGTCTTAACAGTGATATTGCCAGTGGACTAAACAAAACAGCTGTTGTTGCTGCACAAGGCTATGCGATGAAGGAATATGAAGAAAATCTAATTATTTACTTAGATAATAGATCCGGTGGATTGAGAAATACAGACTATAGTCAATGGCCGTGGTTGATGAATCTATTAAACACTACCAATAAGAAAAATATCTTTGTTGTATTACCTAGACCTATTAGCGGATTTACAGATCAATTAGAGGCAAATTTATTAAAAGAAACGCTAACGGAGACAGCAGAGAAGGGTAGGAATGTATTTGTTCTTTATGGTGGAACTGAAGCAGTTAAAGCCGAGTTGATAGAAGGTGTACGCTATATTTCTACTGGCACCTATAATAATACAACTGGAAAAGCTTCTAAGTATGTAGCCTTTAATATTCTACAGGATCAGGTAACTTACCAAATAAAGGACTTGTCTGAATAA